One Actinomycetota bacterium DNA segment encodes these proteins:
- the selB gene encoding selenocysteine-specific translation elongation factor has translation MIIGTAGHIDHGKTVLITALTGVNTDRLAEEQKRGISIDLGFAEFNLPSGRTVGVVDVPGHEAFIKNMLAGASGFDLALIVVAADDGVMPQTREHVAIINLLSVKRAVVAITKADLVDNEMIELVKADIKDFLKGTPLQDAPVIAVSAVTGDGLPDLMAALDKAADEIEARQSEGYFRLPVDRVFTLRGAGTVITGTLWSGTLRQDDNAEIMPAGLPARVRSVQIHGKLVKEAFPGNRVAVNLPGIDKSAIHRGEILVPAGSARSSYMFDAEFTLLADASAPLKNWTRVRVHHGTAEVMGRVVILDAEHVKPGGRAYVQFRLEKPLVPLRGDRFIIRSYSPMTTIGGGEILFGHARRRKRFDEYAVALLDAAYSDDLTSVLQLLLNKRGGPIAADELSRLTDALPPAIEAALNTLIDDGRVAFFKGDKPYYIASTALTELENKVAEAVKAHHVAQPLEAGIGKETLRSRLLRRFDTKAANVLLTSMATKGSIKMEGDAVMDPSRTPGEGAEHDKVTQAVGDEFQRAGLAPPTNFELQENFRLTAKEVNTVISALKKIGVLIQVADGVYLHEAAIVAAEAAARKLIEENGKMTVSEFKDKTGTTRKYAVPLLEYFDRQKITKRDGDYRVLV, from the coding sequence ATGATAATCGGTACCGCCGGTCATATCGACCACGGAAAAACCGTTCTCATAACAGCTCTGACTGGCGTCAACACAGATCGTCTAGCCGAGGAACAGAAGCGGGGCATCTCCATCGATCTCGGTTTTGCCGAGTTCAATCTACCCAGCGGCCGAACGGTCGGAGTCGTCGATGTCCCCGGCCACGAAGCTTTTATTAAGAACATGCTGGCCGGAGCCAGCGGCTTTGACCTGGCTTTGATCGTCGTCGCGGCCGACGACGGCGTCATGCCGCAGACGCGCGAGCATGTCGCCATAATCAACCTGCTTAGCGTCAAGCGGGCCGTCGTTGCCATCACCAAAGCGGATCTCGTTGACAACGAGATGATTGAACTCGTCAAGGCGGATATCAAAGACTTTCTAAAAGGTACCCCACTGCAAGACGCTCCGGTAATCGCCGTCTCGGCCGTTACGGGCGACGGTCTGCCGGACCTCATGGCCGCGCTGGACAAGGCGGCGGACGAAATAGAAGCGAGGCAGTCCGAAGGCTATTTCAGGTTGCCGGTTGACAGGGTGTTCACGCTTAGAGGGGCCGGCACCGTTATCACAGGAACGCTCTGGTCGGGCACATTACGACAAGACGATAACGCGGAGATCATGCCGGCCGGTCTGCCGGCTCGCGTGCGCAGCGTCCAGATTCACGGGAAGCTGGTTAAAGAGGCTTTTCCCGGCAACCGCGTCGCGGTTAATCTTCCGGGTATCGATAAAAGCGCGATTCACCGCGGCGAGATACTTGTTCCGGCCGGTTCCGCCAGGTCTTCATACATGTTCGACGCCGAATTCACCCTACTAGCCGACGCCTCAGCCCCGCTAAAGAACTGGACGCGAGTCAGAGTGCATCACGGCACGGCCGAAGTCATGGGCAGGGTAGTAATTCTCGACGCCGAACACGTCAAACCGGGCGGCCGGGCTTATGTCCAGTTTCGGCTAGAAAAACCTCTGGTTCCTTTGCGAGGCGACAGGTTTATCATTAGGAGCTATTCGCCGATGACGACGATCGGGGGCGGGGAGATCCTGTTCGGCCACGCGCGGCGGCGTAAGCGCTTTGACGAATACGCTGTCGCTTTACTGGATGCCGCCTATTCAGACGATCTTACGTCCGTGCTTCAGCTCCTATTAAATAAGCGGGGAGGTCCTATCGCGGCCGACGAGTTGAGCAGATTGACCGACGCGTTACCGCCTGCTATTGAAGCGGCGCTGAATACGCTGATCGACGATGGCCGCGTCGCCTTTTTCAAGGGCGACAAACCATATTACATTGCTTCAACGGCTTTGACCGAGCTGGAAAACAAGGTCGCCGAAGCCGTTAAGGCGCACCACGTCGCTCAGCCGCTGGAGGCAGGAATCGGCAAGGAGACGCTTCGGTCGCGTTTGCTTAGGCGCTTTGACACCAAAGCGGCCAATGTACTGTTGACTTCAATGGCGACCAAAGGTTCGATCAAAATGGAAGGCGACGCGGTTATGGACCCGTCGCGAACCCCCGGGGAAGGCGCGGAGCACGACAAGGTGACACAAGCAGTCGGTGATGAATTCCAAAGGGCCGGCCTCGCGCCGCCGACTAATTTCGAATTACAGGAAAACTTCCGGCTAACGGCGAAAGAGGTCAATACGGTTATTTCAGCTCTCAAGAAAATCGGTGTTCTGATACAGGTCGCCGACGGCGTCTATTTGCACGAAGCGGCTATCGTGGCGGCTGAGGCGGCGGCCCGGAAGCTGATTGAAGAGAACGGCAAAATGACCGTATCCGAATTCAAAGACAAAACCGGCACGACGCGCAAATACGCCGTGCCGCTATTGGAATATTTTGACCGACAGAAGATTACAAAACGCGACGGGGACTATAGGGTGTTGGTGTAG
- the selA gene encoding L-seryl-tRNA(Sec) selenium transferase, producing the protein MPTKQELLRRLPKVDELLKASAVVRLLKKYPRSVVVDAVRQAVNNARDQVNQEEKMAEKAVEAKALAREAEKLADKVMRPSLRRVVNATGVVVHTNLGRSILPEAAIDAIREVAGAYSNTEFDVEAGKRGSRHDHVAGLLTKLTGAEAAIAVNNNAAAVLLALSALAKGKEAIVSRGQLVEIGGSFRIPDVMRQSGAKLVEVGATNKTHAKDYRAAITPRTGLIMRAHPSNFQVVGFSAEVPLAEMVGIARENGLMVLDDLGSGVMIDVGKAGLPPEPTVNESVEAGVDVVTFSGDKLLGGPQAGIAVGSARAINKMKKHPLARAVRIDKMTLAALEATLKLYFDEAKAIKEIPTLAALFAKPAFLMKRADKLTADIKKAAGSGVKADSVKDTSKAGGGALPLAEMPTAAVRLSVDGLSANKLEAALRRHEPPVIGRIKDGALLLDLRTILFRDEKDIVAAVVAAARR; encoded by the coding sequence TTGCCGACTAAACAAGAACTCTTGCGGCGGTTGCCGAAAGTGGACGAACTGCTGAAAGCATCGGCCGTCGTGAGGCTGCTAAAGAAATATCCAAGGAGCGTTGTCGTCGACGCGGTGCGCCAGGCCGTTAATAACGCTCGCGACCAGGTAAATCAAGAAGAGAAGATGGCAGAAAAGGCCGTAGAGGCCAAAGCGCTCGCTCGCGAAGCCGAGAAACTAGCCGACAAGGTGATGCGGCCGAGCTTAAGACGGGTCGTTAACGCGACCGGTGTTGTCGTTCACACCAATCTTGGCCGTTCCATTCTGCCAGAGGCGGCGATTGACGCCATCCGCGAGGTTGCCGGGGCTTACTCGAACACGGAGTTTGACGTCGAGGCGGGCAAGCGCGGCAGCCGGCACGATCACGTCGCCGGGCTATTAACCAAGCTGACCGGTGCGGAGGCCGCCATCGCGGTCAACAATAACGCCGCCGCGGTGTTGCTGGCTCTAAGCGCTTTGGCCAAAGGCAAGGAAGCGATTGTGTCCCGCGGACAACTGGTGGAGATCGGCGGCAGTTTCAGGATACCCGACGTCATGCGTCAGAGCGGCGCCAAACTGGTGGAAGTCGGAGCGACCAACAAAACCCACGCGAAGGATTACCGCGCCGCCATCACCCCGAGGACCGGTCTTATCATGAGGGCGCATCCCAGCAATTTTCAGGTAGTCGGTTTCTCGGCCGAGGTTCCTTTGGCCGAGATGGTCGGGATTGCCCGAGAGAACGGCCTGATGGTTCTGGACGATCTCGGTAGTGGCGTCATGATCGATGTGGGTAAAGCCGGTTTGCCGCCGGAGCCAACCGTCAACGAAAGCGTTGAGGCCGGCGTCGATGTCGTTACTTTCAGTGGAGACAAACTTTTAGGCGGGCCGCAGGCCGGTATCGCCGTGGGCTCCGCCAGGGCTATCAATAAGATGAAAAAGCACCCGCTGGCCCGGGCGGTTCGCATCGATAAGATGACGCTGGCCGCCTTGGAAGCGACGCTGAAACTATACTTTGACGAGGCGAAAGCCATTAAGGAAATACCGACGCTGGCCGCGCTGTTCGCCAAACCGGCTTTCCTTATGAAGCGGGCGGACAAACTGACCGCGGATATTAAGAAGGCGGCCGGCTCCGGCGTGAAAGCCGATAGCGTCAAAGACACCTCGAAAGCGGGCGGCGGCGCCTTGCCCTTGGCGGAGATGCCGACCGCGGCCGTAAGACTTAGCGTCGACGGTCTTTCGGCCAACAAACTGGAGGCGGCTTTGCGCCGGCATGAACCTCCCGTCATCGGACGCATAAAGGACGGCGCCCTTCTACTGGACCTCAGAACGATTCTGTTCAGGGACGAAAAGGATATTGTCGCGGCGGTCGTCGCGGCGGCCCGGCGATGA
- a CDS encoding PIN domain nuclease, whose protein sequence is MVLIDTSAWIDFLNRTGSKADAAIQAFIADEEPIAVCPQVIMEFLQGFRSDRKFDKAEKTLLSLSRVSPSDPDTYIYAAKLYRQCRKKGKTVTSSDCLIAAIAIENDLPLVHNDADFEVIATVTGKLKLYDLSQSA, encoded by the coding sequence TTGGTTCTTATTGACACGTCCGCCTGGATCGATTTCCTAAACAGGACTGGGTCGAAGGCTGATGCCGCCATCCAGGCCTTCATAGCGGATGAGGAACCGATAGCAGTCTGTCCGCAAGTGATCATGGAATTCCTGCAGGGTTTCCGCAGCGACCGTAAATTTGACAAAGCGGAAAAGACGCTTCTGTCATTGTCGCGCGTTTCGCCGTCAGATCCAGACACCTACATTTACGCCGCCAAGCTGTACCGTCAATGTCGCAAGAAAGGAAAAACCGTAACATCTTCGGATTGTCTTATCGCGGCCATCGCGATCGAGAACGACTTGCCGCTTGTCCACAACGACGCCGACTTCGAAGTCATCGCCACGGTAACCGGCAAACTCAAACTCTACGACCTTAGCCAAAGCGCCTAG
- a CDS encoding type II toxin-antitoxin system VapB family antitoxin: protein MRTNIVLDKNLVNEAMRLGDAKSMREVIDRALQEYVARRKQRDLLKLRGAGWDGDLKEMRKGRVGSY from the coding sequence ATGAGAACAAACATTGTTTTGGATAAAAACCTGGTGAACGAAGCGATGCGGTTGGGCGACGCCAAGAGCATGCGCGAGGTAATCGACCGGGCTCTGCAGGAGTATGTGGCGAGGCGCAAGCAGCGCGACCTGCTGAAACTCCGTGGCGCCGGCTGGGACGGCGACCTAAAGGAAATGAGAAAGGGCCGCGTTGGTTCTTATTGA